A section of the Desulfomicrobium apsheronum genome encodes:
- the lon gene encoding endopeptidase La, whose protein sequence is MSEEKTFSPEKDELQGENSDTASADSSVQEAEIPTTMPLLAVRDIVVFNYMILPLFVGREKSVQAVDAALNGSRYIFISTQKDEGVDDPSPEDLYATGTVAMIMRMLKMPDGRLKVLVQGLTRARITEFVQHDPFDMVKIDTIDELVVENPGPEEEALLRSVKEQSEKILTLRGIDAGEIMNVLNAVNEHGRLADLVASNLRMKSSEAQRILESHDPIERLNLVNSQLVKEVEVASMQAKIQSMAKEGMDKAQREYFLREQLKAIRRELGDKGGEGEEMEELRKTLNSLGLPKKVKKEADKQLSRLESMHPDSSEATILRTYIDWLIDLPWKKTSKDRLDIKEAAKILHEDHYNLEKVKERILEYLSVRKLNPSMKGPILCFVGPPGVGKTSLGKSIARSLGRKFVRMSLGGMRDEAEIRGHRRTYIGAMPGRIIQSMKDAGTINPVIMLDEIDKLGNDFRGDPSSALLEVLDPEQNNSFTDHYLNVPYDLSKVMFICTANMLDTIPSALLDRMEVIRIPGYTEQEKTIIARRYLLTRQIKENGLTSDTLIISDAVLAEIIRGYTREAGLRNLEREIGSICRKYARRVAEGKKGPFRVTTSALIKLLGQPKFMDEERESSMPPGVALGLAWTPYGGEILHIECSLLPGKGKLILTGKLGEVMKESAQAALSFARTKSASLQLADDFFDTHDIHIHVPAGATPKDGPSAGVTLVTALMSAISNEPVASDVAMTGEITLRGRVMPVGGIKEKILAAVSHGVKKVLIPARNAHDLDEIPKELRKRITVKTVETIDEIWPEVRSLKNE, encoded by the coding sequence ATGAGCGAAGAAAAAACGTTTTCCCCGGAAAAAGACGAACTTCAGGGCGAAAATTCAGATACAGCCAGTGCCGACAGCTCTGTTCAGGAAGCGGAAATCCCGACCACCATGCCTCTTTTGGCGGTCAGGGACATTGTCGTCTTCAATTACATGATCCTGCCCCTGTTCGTCGGACGTGAAAAAAGCGTGCAGGCTGTGGACGCGGCGCTCAACGGCAGCCGCTACATCTTCATCAGCACGCAAAAGGACGAGGGCGTGGACGATCCCTCTCCCGAGGATCTCTACGCCACCGGCACCGTGGCCATGATCATGCGCATGCTCAAGATGCCCGACGGCCGACTCAAAGTCCTGGTCCAGGGCCTGACTCGCGCCAGAATCACCGAATTCGTGCAGCACGATCCCTTCGACATGGTCAAAATTGATACCATCGACGAGCTCGTGGTTGAAAATCCCGGCCCCGAAGAAGAAGCCCTGCTGCGCTCGGTCAAGGAACAGAGCGAAAAAATCCTGACCCTGCGCGGCATTGACGCCGGCGAGATCATGAACGTGCTCAACGCCGTGAACGAGCACGGCCGCCTGGCCGACCTGGTCGCATCCAACCTGCGCATGAAGTCCTCCGAGGCCCAGCGCATCCTGGAAAGCCATGATCCCATCGAACGACTGAACCTGGTCAACTCCCAGCTGGTCAAGGAAGTGGAAGTGGCCTCCATGCAGGCCAAGATCCAGAGCATGGCCAAGGAAGGGATGGACAAGGCCCAGCGCGAATATTTCCTGCGCGAGCAGCTCAAAGCCATTCGCCGCGAGCTTGGCGACAAGGGCGGCGAAGGCGAAGAGATGGAAGAACTCAGAAAAACGCTGAACTCCCTTGGCCTGCCCAAGAAGGTAAAAAAAGAGGCCGACAAGCAGCTCTCGCGACTTGAGTCCATGCATCCCGACAGCTCGGAAGCGACCATCCTGCGCACCTATATCGACTGGCTCATCGACCTGCCCTGGAAAAAGACGTCCAAGGACCGGCTCGACATCAAGGAAGCGGCCAAAATCCTCCACGAGGACCACTACAACCTTGAAAAGGTCAAGGAGCGCATTCTCGAATACCTGAGCGTACGCAAGCTCAATCCGTCCATGAAGGGCCCGATCCTGTGTTTTGTGGGCCCTCCCGGAGTTGGCAAGACCTCGCTTGGCAAGTCCATCGCCAGATCCCTCGGGAGAAAATTCGTACGCATGTCGCTGGGCGGAATGCGTGACGAGGCCGAGATCCGAGGACACCGCCGCACCTACATCGGCGCCATGCCCGGCCGCATCATCCAGTCCATGAAGGACGCCGGAACGATCAACCCGGTCATCATGCTCGACGAAATCGACAAGCTCGGCAACGATTTCAGAGGCGATCCGTCCTCGGCGCTGCTGGAGGTGCTCGATCCGGAACAGAACAACTCCTTCACGGATCATTACCTCAACGTGCCCTACGATCTGTCGAAGGTCATGTTCATCTGCACGGCCAACATGCTCGACACCATCCCGTCGGCCCTTTTGGACCGCATGGAAGTGATCCGCATCCCCGGCTACACGGAGCAGGAGAAGACCATCATCGCACGGCGCTACCTCCTGACCAGACAGATCAAGGAAAACGGTCTCACCAGCGACACCCTGATCATCTCCGACGCGGTTCTGGCCGAGATCATCAGAGGCTACACGCGCGAAGCGGGCCTGCGCAACCTGGAGCGGGAAATCGGCTCCATCTGCCGCAAGTACGCGCGCCGGGTGGCCGAGGGCAAGAAGGGGCCGTTCCGCGTGACCACCTCGGCGCTCATCAAGCTCCTGGGTCAGCCCAAATTCATGGATGAGGAGCGTGAAAGCTCCATGCCCCCCGGCGTGGCCCTGGGTCTGGCCTGGACGCCCTACGGCGGCGAGATCCTGCACATCGAATGCAGCCTTTTGCCGGGCAAGGGCAAGCTCATCCTGACCGGAAAGCTCGGCGAGGTGATGAAGGAAAGCGCCCAGGCGGCACTGAGCTTTGCCCGCACCAAGAGTGCGAGCCTGCAGCTTGCCGATGACTTCTTCGACACGCACGACATTCACATCCATGTCCCGGCCGGCGCCACGCCCAAGGACGGACCATCCGCCGGCGTGACCCTCGTCACGGCGCTCATGTCGGCCATCAGTAATGAACCGGTGGCCTCGGATGTGGCCATGACCGGCGAAATCACCCTGCGCGGACGGGTCATGCCGGTGGGCGGCATCAAGGAAAAAATCCTGGCGGCGGTCAGTCACGGGGTCAAGAAGGTGCTCATCCCGGCCCGCAACGCTCACGACCTGGACGAGATCCCCAAGGAACTCAGAAAGCGAATCACGGTCAAAACCGTGGAAACCATCGACGAAATCTGGCCGGAAGTGCGTTCCTTGAAAAACGAATGA